Within Ramlibacter henchirensis, the genomic segment CCTGGCCCGCCTGAACCTGGGCGGCCAGTGCATCTCGGTGGCCAACGAATACAAGGACCTCAAGGTCGGCCTGGACAACAAGGAGTTCGGCAAGGCGCTGCTCGCCAAGCGCCTGAAGACCGGCAGGCCGGTGAACGCCGCCATGACCTTCCCCGGCGGCACGCACGACATGTGGATCCGCTACTGGATGGCCGCGGGCGGCGTGGACCCCAACCGCGACATCACCACCATCGTGGTGCCGCCGCCCCAGATGGTGGCCAACATGAAGGTGGGCAGCATGGACACCTTCTGCGTGTGCGAGCCCTGGAACCGCCAGCTGATCAACCAGAAGATCGGCTACACGGCGCTCACCACCAGCGAACTCTGGATGAACCATCCGGAAAAGGCTTTCGCCATGCGCGCCGACTACGTGCAGGCCAACCCCAACGCCACCAAGGCGCTGCTCAAGGCGGTGATGGAAGCCCAGATGTGGTGCGAGGACCCGAAGAACCGCACCGAGCTGGCCGAGATCTGCGCGCGCCGCCGCTGGATCAACGCGCCGGTGGAAGACATCATCGACCGCGTCAAGGGCGACTTCGACTACGGCACCGGCCGCGTGGAGGCCAACAGCAGGTTCCAGATGCGCTACTGGAAGGACCACGCGAGCTACCCGTTCCAGAGCCACGACATGTGGTTCCTCACCGAGAACATCCGCTGGGGCTACCTGCCGCCCGGCATCGACACCAAGGCCCTGATCGCCAAAGTGAACCGGGAAGACCTGTGGAAGGCCGCTGCCACCGAACTGGGCGTGGACAAGAAGGACATCCCGGCGTCCACCTCGCGCGGTATCGAGAAGTTCTTCGACGGCAAGGTGTTCGATCCGGCGAATCCGAAGAAGTACCTGGAAAGCCTGGCGATCAAGTACATCAAGACGGCCGCCTGATCGCGTCGCGCGACGAGAAACGCCATGACCTCCACCGACACCATCGAACCGATCCGCCTGGCGCCGCCTTCAGCGCCCGGCGCGCTGCACGCCTGGCTCTCTTCCATCGCGCGCGGCTTCCTCACCCACGTCCTGCCGCCGCTGCTGATCATCGGCTTCCTGGTCCTGATCTGGCAGGTGCTGGGCTCGCGCCCCGGCGCCAGCCTGCCCGCGCCAACC encodes:
- a CDS encoding CmpA/NrtA family ABC transporter substrate-binding protein, with the protein product MDTTKTITTSRRSVIKGAAALGGAAVTGGLWPRHVLAQGTALETKAAKLGFIALTDAAPFFVADEKGFFKKHGMTEVEVLKQSSWGTTRDNLVLGSKNNGIDGAHILTPMPYLITTGAVTANNVQVPINILARLNLGGQCISVANEYKDLKVGLDNKEFGKALLAKRLKTGRPVNAAMTFPGGTHDMWIRYWMAAGGVDPNRDITTIVVPPPQMVANMKVGSMDTFCVCEPWNRQLINQKIGYTALTTSELWMNHPEKAFAMRADYVQANPNATKALLKAVMEAQMWCEDPKNRTELAEICARRRWINAPVEDIIDRVKGDFDYGTGRVEANSRFQMRYWKDHASYPFQSHDMWFLTENIRWGYLPPGIDTKALIAKVNREDLWKAAATELGVDKKDIPASTSRGIEKFFDGKVFDPANPKKYLESLAIKYIKTAA